From Bosea sp. NBC_00550, the proteins below share one genomic window:
- a CDS encoding NAD(P)H-binding protein, with translation MKVLIFGATGMVGQGVLRECLLDPQVKGVVSISRRPIGQVDPKLRELVHADMTDFAALQPELTGFDACFFCLGISSVGMPEADYSRITYDMPVAAAQALVKASPQAVFILVSGAGADSSEHGKVMWARVKGRAENAVLKLPLRGAYVFRPGGIRPMHGITSRTAWYRMLYTLTAPLWAVLHPIFPRYVTSTEQIGRAMIRIARDGAPERILDSAAINRLGAST, from the coding sequence ATGAAAGTCCTGATCTTCGGCGCGACCGGCATGGTCGGCCAGGGCGTCCTGCGCGAGTGCCTGCTCGATCCGCAAGTGAAAGGCGTCGTCTCGATCAGCCGGCGGCCCATCGGGCAGGTCGATCCGAAACTGCGGGAGCTCGTACATGCCGATATGACTGATTTCGCCGCCCTGCAGCCCGAGCTTACCGGCTTCGACGCCTGCTTCTTCTGCCTCGGCATCAGCTCGGTTGGCATGCCGGAGGCCGACTACAGCCGCATCACCTATGACATGCCGGTCGCGGCGGCGCAGGCGCTGGTGAAGGCGAGCCCGCAGGCGGTCTTCATCCTGGTCTCCGGCGCCGGCGCCGACAGCAGCGAGCACGGCAAGGTCATGTGGGCGCGCGTCAAGGGCCGCGCCGAGAATGCGGTGCTGAAGCTGCCGTTACGGGGGGCTTACGTCTTCCGGCCGGGCGGTATCCGGCCTATGCACGGCATTACCTCCCGTACAGCCTGGTATCGCATGCTCTACACCCTGACGGCTCCGCTCTGGGCGGTGCTTCACCCGATCTTTCCGCGCTACGTGACTTCGACCGAGCAAATCGGCCGGGCGATGATCCGGATCGCACGGGACGGCGCGCCGGAGCGCATCCTCGATTCCGCCGCGATCAACCGGCTCGGAGCCAGCACATGA
- a CDS encoding creatininase family protein, which translates to MTARFWGDLKSSDFTALTPERTVAVLPLAAIEQHGPHLPVSVDTTVMNAMLAEAMPLVPADLDVLVLPTQAICKSNEHLHSPGTLTIGWESAIRAWIEIGESVKRAGFSKLVLLTSHGGNVDPMKIVARELRVNHGMLAVCTAWMSFGLPEGIYAELDIRHGIHGGDVETSLMLHFRPDLVDMSKAGLFKPHTVTMAEEGYRHLRPTGPHAFAWMAQDVNRSGAVGDASLATAEKGKATAALQAKGFAELMADVARFPLDTLYEAG; encoded by the coding sequence ATGACCGCGCGTTTCTGGGGCGACCTCAAGAGTTCCGACTTCACCGCGCTCACGCCCGAGCGCACCGTCGCTGTGCTGCCGTTGGCGGCGATCGAGCAGCACGGCCCGCATCTACCGGTCTCGGTCGACACCACCGTGATGAACGCCATGCTGGCCGAGGCGATGCCGTTGGTGCCGGCCGATCTCGACGTCCTCGTCCTGCCGACGCAGGCGATCTGCAAGTCGAACGAACACCTGCATTCGCCGGGCACGCTGACGATCGGCTGGGAGAGCGCGATCCGCGCCTGGATCGAGATCGGCGAGAGCGTGAAGCGCGCGGGCTTCAGCAAGCTCGTGCTGCTCACCTCCCATGGCGGCAATGTCGACCCGATGAAAATCGTCGCGCGGGAGCTGCGCGTGAACCACGGTATGCTCGCGGTCTGCACCGCCTGGATGTCCTTCGGCCTGCCGGAGGGTATTTATGCCGAACTCGACATCCGCCACGGCATCCATGGCGGCGATGTCGAGACCTCGCTGATGCTGCATTTCCGGCCGGACCTCGTCGATATGAGCAAGGCCGGGCTCTTCAAGCCGCATACGGTGACGATGGCCGAGGAAGGATACCGCCATCTCAGGCCAACCGGTCCCCATGCCTTCGCCTGGATGGCCCAGGACGTGAACCGCTCGGGCGCCGTTGGCGACGCCAGCCTTGCCACGGCCGAGAAGGGCAAGGCGACCGCGGCGCTGCAGGCGAAGGGCTTCGCCGAACTGATGGCCGATGTCGCGCGCTTCCCGCTCGATACGCTCTACGAGGCGGGCTGA
- a CDS encoding ABC transporter substrate-binding protein, with protein MTTMKYRVNRRAALGLIGGSTASLLIPVPGARVNAQALDKLSFQTNWRAQAEHGGYYLAAANGIYKKYGIETEIRPGGPQQNPSQLLLGGRVDMSMSTSFEAIRFAQENIPFLCIASIFQKDPQVIISHPNQGNDTLAALKGKPILIGAEGRTAFWPFLRAKFGFTDEQIRPYTFNMAPFLADKNLSQQGFLSSEPFAIQKAGVNPVVHLLADSGFEAYNTTINVSRKLVTEKKDLIQRFVTASLEGWAQYMKGGAEAAAANARILKDNPDLDQEKLDYAVKVMNERGIVQSGDALTLGIGAMTDARWERFYGSMRDVGVFPAGVDFKKAYSLDFVNKGIGKA; from the coding sequence ATGACGACGATGAAGTATCGCGTGAACCGGCGCGCCGCGCTCGGGCTGATCGGCGGCTCGACGGCTTCCCTGCTGATCCCCGTACCGGGCGCCCGCGTGAATGCGCAAGCGCTCGACAAGCTGAGTTTCCAGACCAATTGGCGCGCCCAGGCCGAGCATGGCGGCTACTATCTTGCCGCCGCCAACGGCATCTACAAGAAATACGGCATCGAGACCGAGATCCGCCCCGGCGGGCCGCAGCAGAACCCGTCACAGCTTCTGCTCGGCGGGCGCGTCGACATGAGCATGTCGACGAGCTTCGAGGCGATCCGCTTCGCACAGGAGAACATCCCCTTCCTCTGCATCGCGTCGATCTTCCAGAAGGATCCGCAGGTCATCATCTCGCACCCCAATCAGGGCAATGACACGCTGGCCGCCCTGAAGGGCAAGCCGATCCTGATCGGCGCCGAGGGGCGCACCGCCTTCTGGCCCTTCCTGCGCGCCAAGTTCGGCTTCACCGATGAACAGATCAGGCCCTACACCTTCAACATGGCGCCGTTCCTGGCCGACAAAAACCTCTCCCAGCAGGGTTTCCTCTCCTCCGAGCCTTTCGCGATCCAGAAAGCCGGCGTGAACCCGGTCGTCCACCTCCTCGCCGATAGCGGCTTCGAGGCTTACAACACGACGATCAACGTCTCGCGCAAGCTCGTCACCGAGAAGAAGGACTTGATCCAGCGCTTCGTCACCGCCTCGCTCGAAGGCTGGGCGCAGTACATGAAGGGCGGCGCGGAAGCTGCAGCGGCGAACGCGCGCATCCTCAAGGACAACCCCGACCTGGACCAGGAGAAGCTCGACTACGCCGTCAAGGTCATGAACGAGCGCGGCATCGTGCAGTCCGGCGACGCGCTGACCTTGGGCATCGGCGCCATGACCGATGCGCGCTGGGAGCGCTTCTACGGCTCGATGCGCGATGTCGGCGTCTTCCCGGCCGGGGTCGATTTCAAGAAGGCCTACAGCCTCGACTTCGTCAACAAGGGCATCGGCAAGGCCTGA
- the soxR gene encoding redox-sensitive transcriptional activator SoxR, which translates to MAGKMRLPGELSVGDVAHRSGLAVSALHFYEAEGLIRSHRTPGNQRRYPREVLRRVAIIKVAQRAGMPLKTIREVFKALPQERTPTVADWTRLSSAWKAELEHRIDRLTRLRDHLNGCIGCGCLSVRDCPLHNPFDRLAEEGPGPRLLDPD; encoded by the coding sequence ATGGCCGGGAAGATGCGCTTGCCGGGCGAGCTCAGCGTCGGCGACGTCGCCCACCGCAGCGGCCTTGCCGTTTCGGCGCTGCATTTCTACGAGGCGGAAGGGCTGATCCGCAGCCATCGCACGCCGGGCAACCAGCGCCGCTATCCGCGCGAGGTGCTGCGCCGGGTCGCGATCATCAAGGTGGCGCAGCGGGCCGGCATGCCGTTGAAGACGATCCGCGAGGTCTTCAAGGCCCTGCCGCAGGAGCGCACGCCGACCGTCGCCGATTGGACGCGATTGTCATCCGCCTGGAAGGCAGAGCTGGAACACCGCATCGACCGGCTGACGCGGCTGCGCGACCATCTCAACGGCTGCATCGGCTGCGGCTGTCTCTCGGTGCGCGACTGCCCGCTGCACAATCCGTTCGATCGGCTGGCGGAGGAGGGGCCGGGCCCGCGCCTCCTCGATCCCGATTGA
- a CDS encoding ABC transporter ATP-binding protein, which yields MDTAYLSTAPDKESAGTPLVAVRHVSKQFANGTLAVRDVDLELAAGQFISLLGPSGCGKSTLLRMIAGLGAPTSGMISWPGEEGASQGSAGHGGRDLGFVFQDPTLMPWANALANVMLPLKLKGVPRAEAEARAAEMLALVGLKGFETSYPRELSGGMKMRVSIARALVMRPKILLMDEPFAALDEITRHRLNDDLLELWARERFTAVFVTHSVFESVYLSQRIVVMAARPGRVMADLAVDAAYPRDDLFRTSGEYAHLCRVASTKLKEAIGQ from the coding sequence TTGGACACGGCCTATCTAAGCACAGCTCCGGACAAGGAGAGCGCCGGCACGCCGCTGGTGGCTGTCAGGCATGTCTCGAAACAGTTCGCCAATGGCACGCTGGCCGTTCGCGATGTCGATCTCGAACTGGCGGCAGGGCAGTTCATCAGCCTGCTCGGACCTTCCGGCTGCGGGAAGTCGACGCTGCTGCGCATGATCGCGGGCCTGGGCGCGCCGACATCCGGCATGATCTCGTGGCCGGGCGAGGAGGGCGCCAGCCAGGGCAGTGCCGGCCATGGCGGTCGCGATCTCGGCTTCGTCTTCCAGGACCCGACCCTGATGCCCTGGGCCAACGCCCTCGCCAACGTCATGTTGCCGTTGAAGCTGAAGGGCGTACCGCGGGCGGAGGCCGAGGCGCGGGCGGCCGAGATGCTGGCGCTGGTCGGCCTCAAGGGGTTCGAGACATCTTATCCGCGCGAGCTCTCGGGCGGCATGAAGATGCGAGTCTCGATCGCCCGCGCGCTGGTCATGCGGCCGAAGATCCTGCTGATGGACGAACCCTTTGCGGCGCTCGATGAGATCACCCGCCACCGCCTCAACGACGACCTGCTGGAGCTCTGGGCGCGCGAGCGCTTCACCGCCGTCTTCGTCACCCACTCCGTCTTCGAGTCGGTCTATCTCTCGCAGCGCATCGTCGTGATGGCGGCGCGCCCCGGTCGGGTCATGGCCGATCTCGCGGTCGATGCCGCCTATCCGCGCGACGACCTGTTCCGAACCTCCGGCGAATACGCCCATCTCTGCCGCGTCGCCTCCACCAAGCTCAAGGAGGCGATCGGCCAATGA
- a CDS encoding ABC transporter permease, giving the protein MSAPVETLAADGTDAQALPLATAEPRLLGLPVSVWPRIVAPLAIGVIVLALWEFAVRWNEIPSYVLPGPILVGQTLVADWSTLSGSLWITLKITFMALAAAIIVGVTLAVLFSQSKWLEMALLPYAVILQVTPIVAIAPLIIIWADDIDLSLLICAWIVAFFPILSNTILGLNSADHNLVNLFELYGASRWQTMRYLKLPAALPYFLAGLKISGGLALIGAVVAEFVAGTGGNASGLAYRILEAGYQLKIPRVFAALVMISLSGIAIFLTTSLISYLLLHRWHESAIRREN; this is encoded by the coding sequence ATGAGCGCTCCCGTCGAAACGCTGGCGGCCGATGGCACCGACGCGCAGGCGTTGCCTCTCGCCACGGCGGAACCCCGGCTTCTCGGCCTGCCGGTCAGCGTCTGGCCGCGCATCGTCGCGCCGCTCGCGATCGGGGTGATCGTCCTGGCGCTCTGGGAGTTCGCTGTCCGCTGGAACGAGATTCCCTCCTATGTGCTGCCAGGTCCGATCTTGGTCGGGCAGACGCTGGTCGCCGATTGGAGCACGCTTTCGGGTTCGCTCTGGATCACGCTGAAGATCACCTTCATGGCGCTCGCCGCTGCGATCATCGTCGGCGTCACGCTCGCCGTGCTGTTCAGCCAGTCGAAATGGCTGGAGATGGCGCTGCTGCCCTATGCGGTGATCCTGCAGGTGACGCCGATCGTCGCCATCGCGCCGCTGATCATCATCTGGGCTGATGATATCGACCTCTCGCTGCTGATCTGCGCCTGGATCGTCGCCTTCTTCCCGATCCTCTCCAACACGATCCTCGGGCTGAACTCGGCCGACCACAACCTCGTCAACCTGTTCGAGCTTTACGGCGCCTCGCGCTGGCAGACCATGCGCTATCTCAAGCTGCCGGCGGCGCTGCCCTATTTCCTGGCGGGGCTGAAGATTTCCGGCGGTCTCGCCTTGATCGGGGCGGTCGTGGCCGAGTTCGTCGCGGGCACCGGCGGCAACGCCTCGGGCCTCGCCTATCGCATCCTCGAGGCAGGCTACCAGCTCAAGATCCCGCGCGTCTTCGCCGCGCTGGTCATGATCTCGCTGTCGGGAATCGCGATCTTCCTGACGACGAGCTTGATCTCGTACCTGCTGCTGCATCGCTGGCACGAAAGCGCGATTCGGCGCGAGAACTGA